Within Mercenaria mercenaria strain notata chromosome 15, MADL_Memer_1, whole genome shotgun sequence, the genomic segment tagtcccccacgaatattaatgacactgatttcacagtattcagaTGTATCTCAGTAACCTGACTAAATTGCTTATTGCCTGTTGCCAATATTACTTCACAGATAAACGGGTTAATATTGCTAACAACCACATCCTTACTTatcattttatcttgtttttcctGAGATCAGTGTCTCTAAATCTGACTGAGAAGCAGACTATGTTTCCTAGCAACCAGATATTAAAGATTCAACAGTTTACCTTGTTTTTTCCTGTGATCAGTGTCTGTAAATGAGACTGAGAACCAGACTGGGTTGCTAGGCATCCTGGTGAAATAGTGTCCCCTCCTGACTCTCTAaaggaaacaagaggaccatgatggtcctgaatcgctcacctgtccccacatgacccagttttgaactgcgTATGACGtcgtattttctattatttgacatagtgacctagtttttgagctcatgtgacccagttttgaacctgacctagatatcatcaagatgaacattcagataaactttcatacagatcccatgaaaaatatggcctctagagaggtcacaaggttttttattatttgacctactgacctagttattgatggcacgtgacccagtttcgaacttgaaatagatataaccagggtgaacattctgaccaattttcatgaagacccaatcgaaagtatggcctctagagaggtcaccaggtttttctatttttagacctactgacctagtctttgaccacagttgacccagttccttatttgatctagatatcatcaagatgaacattcagaccaactttcatacagatcccatgaaaaatatggctctagagaggtcacaaggttttttattatttgacctactgacctagttattgaaggcatgtgacccagtttccaatttgatctagatatcatcgagatgaacattctgaccaattttcatgaagatccattcgaaagtatggcctctagagaggtcacaaggtttttctttttttagacctactgacctagtttttgaccacagatgacccagtttcgaatctgaactagatatcatcaagatgaacattcagaccaatcttcatacagatcccatgaaaaatatggcctctagagaggtgacaaggttattttattatttgacctactgacctagttactgacggcacgtgacccagtttcgaactcgacctagatatcatcaaggtgaacattctgaccaatttttatgaagatccatttaaaagtatggcctctagagaggtcacaaggtttttctatttttagacctactgacctagtttttgaccgcagttgacccagtttcgaaatagacctagatatcatcaagttgaacattctgaccaatttttatgaagatccattcataagtatagcctctagagaggtcacgtttttctatttttagacctactgacctagttttggaccgcacatgacccagtttcgaacttggcctagatattatcaagatgaacattcagaccaattttcatatagatctcatgaaaaatatggcctctagagaggtcacaaggtttttctattatttgacctactgacctagtttttgatggcacgtgacccagtttcgaacttgacctagacatcatcaaggtgaacagtttgaccaattttcatgaagatcttgtgaaaaatatgggctttagagaggtcacaaggtttttctatttttagacctactgatctagtttttgaccgcatgtgacccagtttcgaacttgacctagataacatcaaggtgaacattctgactaattttcataatgaccccatgaaaaatgtgacctctagagtggtcacaagcaaaagtttacgcacggatggacaacggacgctacgcgatcacaaaagctcaccttgtcaatttgtgacaggtgagctaaaaaacaagcgtattttcattttgttttcatttcaataacaaaatattgtactatTATTTGTAATGGTTTACACAATATTTCcactttatttcaattttgtacaAGAATCATTTAATCTAATGTTTCTACACATTTGAAAGTACcagattttgtaaaatttgtctCCCATGACATAAATATCAGCACTTTTAGAGACCAAATACTACATAAGTAATACAGATAGTTAAGATAATCAGCTCCTCCTCGAAAATTGTAAAGACACTTGTAATACTCACATACAAATGTCAACATTACAATGGCAACACCAATAAAAGAAAGCATTCTTATCAGAGAAAAGAAGTTCAAAGCAATTTGAGAAACTCTAATCTACTGAAGAGGTTATATGAGGACTGCCCAAAAAATGGTGACAAGGGGAAAAATCTAAGCCATGTAGATGGCCAcatattaaaatgtcaaaaagcTGTCAGGTAAGCCCAGTAGGTATAATACATGGCACATGGCTATGAATTAATATAGCAGTCACATTTGTTTGATCTTCCAGTCAGGTGAATGTTCTCGACAACAATCTGACAGAAGACCTTATTTgtcctctgatacatgtgggggaagttgtcagttacatgcagagaacaagttagtactggtacagaatgcaggaacactggttaggtttaaataactgctgttacataactgaaatactgttgaaaaacaatgtCAAATCTAAATTAAACAAGTAACCTGTTCTAAAAAAGTTGCTCAAAACTTCACCAAATGAAGCGAAGGATGAAAGACTTTTgaggtatttttcaaaatatggaaTGCAAAGTAACCatactgatatttaaatgttgaTAAATTCACTGAAAGAAAATGATGGCAGCAGCATTAAATCTGAACATATTTCACTTGAATACTGCCTTTATgactttaaaaacattattttgtttttacctgTCTATCTAAAAAGTAGgtaaaaaggaaattttattaaaattatgaaactaATGTAGCTAGAAATTTGCTGTAACTTAATTTACAACAGTTAGCAGGCTAAGAAATTAAAGGCATACTAAGTACCTGTGAACTTTACACAAGGGTGACATGTTGACCTTGACATCAATCATGTGACCTGGTAACCTTGGCAACACCTGCTGTATTCTGTCCAATAGACACTCTGTATTGTGTGAGGTCACTGAGCCTAAATCTAGTGTACGATCTATAAACACCACTGAAGCTCTGTCTGTTAAAGcctaaaataaacaatatttactATAAACTGTTCTCTAGGCCTCCCATTATACTTCTGCAAAGGCATACAGGCTGACTATATTCAAAACtggcattaaattttgtttgcgAGGTAGAACAATTGGGATACATGGTCACCTTGTGAAACAAggttaattatataaataaaatcccTTTCATTAATATTTACTTTCACAAAAATGCAAACAATCCCTTAAGAAAATTTCTGATTATAACAATTAAGGTAAAAGGTCATCATCACtttacaaattaaacaatatcaaaattcaaagtTTTCAATAGCAGCCGAATTTTGATGTCCAAAATATGTAACACATGTCCCTTAAATTCCTCAGAATCATGCTATAAATAAGCATTTCATATAATCTTCTGTATAAATGGTTAATCTGGCAACATGGAAATGTCCGcgattttttaatttgaaatgttcGGAAAATTAAAATCATGCCAAAAGTTAAAGCAAAGTGCTACTTTGAAAgtgaaatgatatatttctatgtGCCTGCATTGCACAGACCACTGTCATTTTGCACAGTTACTCATAATCAGTGTTATAatcaaacaagaaaacatttagTTTGAGACAATTTCTCAAACCCTGAcaaagcaaataaaacattttatcagtaaGCACTGACATCATAAAAGTTTTTATGACAGCTTGATCTAATCACCTGATGATAAACTAGCAATTATTATAAACCATCTGACATTTGCAAAATTTTTACGatgcaaaaatatatgattattcAGTATGCAGGTCTTACTTTTCTCCTAGTTTTAGCGGGAGGGTAAGCCTCTAGCTCTGTTGCTAGAATGGCACTTGTATATCCAACAGAATAAATGTCCTCTTTTACACCAAGGTCTGTTAACAGCGAATCGACACTTGACacaaaacactgaaatatataaaacaatggATAGTATATATGATGTGAATACAAGAAGCATACTTCAATACAGGCTTGTACAtaataaaactgttacatttTCTACAAAGATTTTCAAAGGATTCAATTATTTTACCCAATTTCATAGAAATTATGCAAAGTAACTCTTTactcttttacaaaaaaattaaaaagagaaGTTCCCACACACCTCTTGTAAAACCTGTTGTTAAATCCCTCATaatacttaacctttagcctgctggcagcaagtgattctgcctctgcaaccagtgcagaccaagatcagcctgcatgtccatgcagtctgatcttggaCTGCACGGTTCgttattcagtaagtaaattttcagtaaaaaccccttcaaatgttaaatggtactgcccaagttgaatgatagaccagtccattttaaaaatttagcaggctaaaggttaatagtaCTAAAAACACTGTACAAAGCTAACTTAATTCATGGCTTCAATTCAAAAACTGCTTTTTTAAATCAATACAATTATTCACTTTTTACACTGAGGTAATGTTATATTACAGGTTGCTATATTGCTGCTATACTGTACACAGTCATACAGATTTGAtcccaacaaacaaaaatattcgaCAACAACTTAAGTAACAGTCCAAGAGTAATTAGTGTCtgttgaaaaaattctatttcttaccttgtaaaacatttgtaaatCCTTTGGCAATGAAGCAAAATCAACATCTTTTAAACTCCCAAAGTCTTTCATCTCTGACTGAAAGTAAAttgatatacaatatttaaacaacaattttcaaATGGAAATAATGAAAAGTCTATGTAGAATAAAACTCTTATCAGAAatctttttaacccttaccctgctaaatttctataatggactggtccatctttcaatttggacagtaccattaactgttaaaaggggtgcttaccaaaaagatactgactgcatagcgaacagtgcagaccatgatcagactgcacagatgtgcaggctgatcttggtctgcactggttgcaaaggcagaatcacttgccgccggCAGGCTAACAGTTAAGCTTCCTACAAACTTTTATAACAACAACTCTTACCTTTCCATGCTTACTGTTGTATTGAAGTTCAATCTGGTGAAGGTCTGAGCCAACCAAGGGAAACAACTTGGTGTATCCTGGTGTCAGAAATACAGAGTTACCCAAACTGACAGAACAGAATGGAATATGAAACACCTCTGCAGTGAAGTtctgtaaaataaacataattatattttcttactAAGTTTGATTAAGACTGCCTGAAAAAGTAGAGTATTTATCAAATATGCAGAAACAGTGACGGCTAATCTATTCACATCCATACTGATGTAAATTAATTGATGAAAACCACACTGCCACAGACCACTTCCCTCTTATATTATCTTAAAACAGGTGAGTATTtggaaataatgataaataaatacaagTCTAGGAAATCATTTGAAAGAGAACTTACTGTAACCTTTCAATGTGCAGGAATGGTGGTAAAGACAAAGACATATTTAAGTATACCATATTTCCCATCCATTCTAGAAGTCTTTCTTCCACTTGATCAAAGAAGTGTGAGTCTTCCTCAACAACACCTGATCTACTGAATATATGTACAGCAGCACTCTCACTTGTTATAACCACAACATACTGAAAGTAATCaaaattaaacttgaaaaaaaaaaagattgatggCATTTTTCTAATAAAACCTAGGTATCTACAGTTGAACATGCCTTAGCAGCCGCCTGTATTATGCAACCTCTTGTCTTaaagtagtggacccgtaatgactaTCAGCAAATTACATATTTCCCGTATGCGATTTCTGCATTTTCAGTTCTTTTACGGAAAAGTTATATGCGTGCTGAGCTACTTTATGTCCAAAGAATTCCGACTTATCTAAcaagaatacgtaatcacacggaaattgtcgAGCGTCATTTTGGGTCCGCTACCTTAAGCagtcagtcagctaacttcctGGTTCAAAttccaacctgtcttaagcagcaagACTGGGATACTCCCCTCGACTtgctgcttaacacaggtttaACTGTAGTGAAAGGGATGCACAAAATTCCTGTGGTCCTAATTTCCTTGGCTCAAAAATGACATACCGGTAGCAGTCAAAAACCAATCAGCAAAATTAGCAGGATACTCAAATTTCTAATTTCTCTTTGATACTTGTCATTTGAAGACTGCAGTTGTGTTGGGTATGGCATTGTTAAGAGACAATTGATTACTGGAAAAAGTTGGTCTTTGCAATGAAGTAggaccctttaaaaaaaaaaatattggccCACATAAAAGGTGAGCAAATCAGAAATTTCAGGTATAAACCATTTTTACGGCCTCATGTTTTCACAAATCTCACCTGGAAGTTGCTCTCTTGTATTATATCTTGCAAAATTTGTCTTGTCACACCTTCCAGTAAGCTGCTGACTATGAACACACCTTTTTTCTGATCCTCTGAACCACtctgttaaaacaaaatatatatgacagGAAACTGGACTCAGCAATTATTGAAGAAAGAAATGCAAACCTTTCGACTGATATGAGAATACTACTGACAATGTTCAATAAAAATCTATCAAAGTGGTAATAAGAAGTAATGGAATTACAAGATACATGCCCTTTTCTGTTATAAAGTCTAGAAAACACTGTTTGAAACAAcagacataaaaataaataagaatgcAAGAATGGCTCAATGCTAAAAAAATCAGTTAACTCTGACAAAATGCATTAAGCAGTCTACAACAATGTGTACAATTCTGCTAAACAGCCTTTGGAACAACCTCAGAGAAGTTAACGCAACATCCTCTATGGAGCCGGCgcaaatatgtttttctttcaaagctttatttattttaattcatttgcaCACAATATTGAGTGATTCACACCTCAAAAGAAGAGAACTCCTTAACATCAGTTGCTCCAGCATTGATAAGTTTAAGCAGACCCCCTTGCCAGTGGAGAAGTTCAGCAGATATTGTATCAATGAAGACAACTGCCCTGTTGGCATGACTGCAGATGGTTTCCAAATGTCTATGTTGACTAGCTGTTATAGTTTTTAAATTGGCCATATTGTGTCCCTGAAAAATGAGATCAAATTGTCATCAAAAACTGCTACTAGAATGCTCATAAgcactaaggcctaaaaaaaaaaattctttgtttctggtaacatgctcaaaaaaattagggtaggtaggtcggaaaatatttttttttggacattttttttattaagagagacttttcggaaattattttttttgtcaaaaaatgattaaaaataaggggattatgcctttagagcatcagaaaatttatttctaacatcactggccatgtttaaagcataaaaagtgcagttttgcatctttttgttaaaaagttgaaaaaaatattctccaaggccataaaaatatttagggtcgggccaaaaatttagggtaggtcgggataccggaaacaaacaattttttttttacgcctaacagGTAACAATAACTTGTAGGATAAAAAGTGTTGACAATGAAACCAGGAAGTACTTGAATCTTTCTCCTTTGATTTGTGAAggcaaataaaaatcaaatattatttagttttaacctaaaacttgaatctaaattgtTCCAGCATTCACGCATTGCTAGCATTTCTTCTTAAACATAAATAAACTGAGGAACACCAAATATAGCACATGAAATCTAATGAGCATCAAGTGATTGGaaaaactgatttcattttaataatattaaaatgaaatcagtttttCCAATCACTtgatgttatatatattataacaaaCACTTCTTTAGTTTTCAACTACTTCAGACTGTAAGATCAGGGCAATTATGTTTTCTGCACTTTCAGTGGCTACACAATGAGCAATTACAAgatcaaattaaataaatgtgCCACATTACACAACTCCTGTAACATGTGCTGATTAATCTTGGTTATGAAACAAAATGCATGCTGAAAAAACAGTAAGCATTAATCAAACCctttaaaggaatttatttgaaatacagctGAACCAAACTTAATTTTACAAGCAGAAACTACAAGTAAAAAGACACATTATTATCAAAGACCCATTTAATTGATAAGCACATACTATAATACATTTGTAGTAAAGGCAATGAATTTACTTTGGTAACATTTGaactgcgccatgagaaaaccaacatagtgtgtttgcgaccagcatgaatccagaccagcctgcgcatccgcgcagtctggtcaggatctatgctgttcgctttcaaagtctattgcaattagagaaactgttagcgaacagcatggatcctgaacagactgtgcagatgcgcaggctggtctggatcaatgctggtcgcaaagccactatgttggttttctcatggcgcggctcatttattaaagCTAAATGATCAATAATTGCCAGTCACTATGGTTTAATAACAGCAATGAATATGAAAGTCAGATAATTTTGGATGCtgtataaaatgattttaaaattactgtcTATTTATTGAGTGGTGGGGTGTTTGGAGGATGAATCTTCTGGGGTTTACTAAGTAGGTTCAGGTTGCCAATGTACTTCTTAAACCTTATGCACACCCTTAAAACCAAAACAACTGCAAGAGTATGTACATAATGTACAGATCCAAACTTGTAGTTCTCTGCAAGTATCACAAACTATTCCCCATTAAATAGCAGTtttagtaggtttataggcctgGCCACCTCCAACAGCCTTGCTATTGGGTTATCCCCTTAGCGACGTGGTGTTTGCTTACGGATCACAAGGTAGGGGGTTCGAGCCACAGTGGGGCCCTTGGTATTATCTTACACAGGTTTAATTTAATGGCAATGAGGATATTTGACAGACTCATGCAGTGAGCATGGCCTGATGGCCATTCTGGTGAGTCTGTAAACTCTGAAAAGTAAAATGTGGAGAAGTGTAAAGACAGTTGGTTAATAGGTCATTTCCATGATTATGCTTCAGCAATGTGGTTTGAGTGTCTGCTTATGGATCatgaggtcccgggttttgagcCTTAGTGGgtaccttggtattttctctacCATGGTTTAGTTTACTTTGAAATTTATCTAATCATTTCGATTATGCTGACCAAGATCATTGTGTTAACTGTCAAATGAATTGCTATAATTCCAAAAGAACTTTGTTTCCTTTATTCATGTTTTGTCAATGTtagcaaaaagccggtcaatatgagtattgaccgggccggcggtcaatactggtcaattcaattttggtccttggcaatgtgtcctggtcaggctccattttggacaatatacttaTGACTGGTCAATGctagtttattcaatgcttttatctCCGTACAATACTtagcctttattttaaattaattaaataaatttctatAAATAACACTCATCAATTGGAATTTGGACAGTGCTGGTCAATTCAAATTGTGGTTTAATGCAATATCCctatcataattttaacatgtccaaaacattgcgttatgatactaatttcacttgggtaatgattacattttactcggactttttcatagactccctgtgtaaaatctcaaaatttaaactaaaataaaggttttaaatCCATATATTAATTCAAAGAAACTTTAAAGTTTTGTTGTTAGTAGCACTGTCTTGGacttgtgcagtgaaaaatcttaatttgatttctaaaatagtatgatatttatttctaaagtcactatatgttcattgtaaatatacttcgttatacccaagtggaaactggcaggtactcgaaaatgcagctctctgattggtcagttcaaagagctataaaaataaatagattggcaacttgaaaggcatatagagcaaatctcgccaacctcctgtgacaaaaaaacgagatctcgtttaccggaagtggcgcttcctccacgcgccattttgtatgcgaaagcaattattcatcggtaaaataattatcaccgtatgaccacgcttctttcgatggcaaaaaaaaaaatgtgtacttcgtgtcttaaggccatttcaaattaaactaattttgttttagaagctaacatgtattttaaatgtagttttaaaggtacaaattgtaactccatgctcgccgatgtttgtttttagtaagataacgtcGAATCaagctctgacacgagctcacgtgagattacagccagttgccattctgtgtattttatatttctttggtcagttagaaccccttatgtaaagataaaattatgagcACATGTAGTGGTCAATACTGTTCAATTGAATTCTTTGATTGcattacttatttttaaaataaagtttttctaCTTATATATTATCTGTCTGTGTAATCTATGatctaacagaaaatgttcaATGACAGTAAAAATTCAACCAGTATTATCAATCAACTTCTGACCAATTTAGGAGTACTGATTATATAGGTTGCTCTAACTAAATAATAATGCCTGCATTCACCATATTCAAGCCTCATGCAAATGCTCTTAAATAGTCATTATTTTATTGTtcataaactttgcaaaatatcccaacagtcagtattgactaattgactAGTACTGACCAATCGACCGGTATTggccacttcagggagtattgaccggggcggttttaactGCCTGTTAAAACCAGGGGTagttttaaccgcccaacattgtgTTTTGTAGTTAATAACCTAATACTCATGGAACACATTAaggtcaaagggaaataactaacagggcctttgattggttgaaaaagtatatggtattcagagacaaatatttaagatgaTTGGTGAAATAGGgtgtcagacgtttcacccccaagactgttcctcccaagacgtttcctcccaagactttttggtgttttttagcatatgaagacttttcaccccctatttgtatttattattaatatgattatattgtttttgtttctttaggGTGGTGGGGAGGGGGCTGTATGAATAATTTCTTATGTATTATAATTAggttaatacatttaaaaaatattttatgatgtttgttagtaGAGATGaccataaactttaaacataagttatttacaatgttatcttttaatccatttgtttgttcaatg encodes:
- the LOC123555100 gene encoding sec1 family domain-containing protein 2-like isoform X1 encodes the protein MILGHNMANLKTITASQHRHLETICSHANRAVVFIDTISAELLHWQGGLLKLINAGATDVKEFSSFESGSEDQKKGVFIVSSLLEGVTRQILQDIIQESNFQYVVVITSESAAVHIFSRSGVVEEDSHFFDQVEERLLEWMGNMNFTAEVFHIPFCSVSLGNSVFLTPGYTKLFPLVGSDLHQIELQYNSKHGKSEMKDFGSLKDVDFASLPKDLQMFYKCFVSSVDSLLTDLGVKEDIYSVGYTSAILATELEAYPPAKTRRKALTDRASVVFIDRTLDLGSVTSHNTECLLDRIQQVLPRLPGHMIDVKVNMSPLCKVHRESGGDTISPGCLATQSGSQSHLQTLITGKNKEALMEVNRQLIEAASACGLPISLTGKPTRISAEQLNSTLTLFRGRYKEISKHLDWLQVSMATYQTLSNPTMHHCDDMISVEKGLLQSLADPDGPGALSQALQMLQRKTEDKWTYSVDDMLCILVYVYSLGGTSLLSQIDEETALQEMLLDRIFEEKSELPPLIRSIVGEVITDRSIVSDILEDLWEKLSAIAVSREHLSQFKSVIDPGSAVSPASQNSLLKQLVAAILDPDKQELVDIEFKSSGLRDKLKSGFGLFRGVSKPRPSDHPLMILFVIGGVNCTEVKQIKDLVNQYKPGTQVVVGSTRLLTPHETVKSLLCQNNINPLEVT
- the LOC123555100 gene encoding sec1 family domain-containing protein 2-like isoform X2 produces the protein MANLKTITASQHRHLETICSHANRAVVFIDTISAELLHWQGGLLKLINAGATDVKEFSSFESGSEDQKKGVFIVSSLLEGVTRQILQDIIQESNFQYVVVITSESAAVHIFSRSGVVEEDSHFFDQVEERLLEWMGNMNFTAEVFHIPFCSVSLGNSVFLTPGYTKLFPLVGSDLHQIELQYNSKHGKSEMKDFGSLKDVDFASLPKDLQMFYKCFVSSVDSLLTDLGVKEDIYSVGYTSAILATELEAYPPAKTRRKALTDRASVVFIDRTLDLGSVTSHNTECLLDRIQQVLPRLPGHMIDVKVNMSPLCKVHRESGGDTISPGCLATQSGSQSHLQTLITGKNKEALMEVNRQLIEAASACGLPISLTGKPTRISAEQLNSTLTLFRGRYKEISKHLDWLQVSMATYQTLSNPTMHHCDDMISVEKGLLQSLADPDGPGALSQALQMLQRKTEDKWTYSVDDMLCILVYVYSLGGTSLLSQIDEETALQEMLLDRIFEEKSELPPLIRSIVGEVITDRSIVSDILEDLWEKLSAIAVSREHLSQFKSVIDPGSAVSPASQNSLLKQLVAAILDPDKQELVDIEFKSSGLRDKLKSGFGLFRGVSKPRPSDHPLMILFVIGGVNCTEVKQIKDLVNQYKPGTQVVVGSTRLLTPHETVKSLLCQNNINPLEVT